In Acidobacteriota bacterium, the genomic window GGACTGGGAGGCCTGTCGGTGGCCCTGGTCGTCTGGCTGGTCGATCGCATGGGTCGTCTCGACGGCGAGGTTGCCCCCCTGGAATTCCTCCCCCGGGCGCTGACCTACCTGCCCTGGTTGCTCCTGCAGATCGTCCGCAGCAACCTCCAGGTCGCCGCCATCATCCTCCACCCGTCCCGCCCCATCGCGCCGCGGATCATCCGGCAGCGGACCGGTCAGCGAACGGAGATCGGACGGGTGATCTACGCCAACTCGATCACCCTGACACCGGGAACCGTCTCCATCGAGCTGAACGACGAGGAGGTCGTCGTGCACGCGTTGGATCGACGCTTCGCCGACGGCGTCCTCGACGGGACGATGGACGCGCGAGTGACGGCGTTGGAGCCGACGGAATGATGGCCGTCGTCGTCATGTCCGCCATCCTGGTGACGATGTCGCTGGCGTTGATCCGTGCGATGTTGGGACCGACCGTCTTCGACCGCATCCTGGCGTTGAATATGTTCGGCACCAAGACGGTGCTGTTGATCGCAGTCATCAGCTTCGTAATGGGACGAC contains:
- a CDS encoding Na+/H+ antiporter subunit E — translated: MKHGIALTAALAAAWFLWSGHTEPLILGLGGLSVALVVWLVDRMGRLDGEVAPLEFLPRALTYLPWLLLQIVRSNLQVAAIILHPSRPIAPRIIRQRTGQRTEIGRVIYANSITLTPGTVSIELNDEEVVVHALDRRFADGVLDGTMDARVTALEPTE
- a CDS encoding monovalent cation/H+ antiporter complex subunit F yields the protein MMAVVVMSAILVTMSLALIRAMLGPTVFDRILALNMFGTKTVLLIAVISFVMGRPDFIDLALVYALMNFIGVLAVLRFSKHGHFGNPDDDDTTSSKSS